The Clostridia bacterium DNA segment TTGCAGTCGGCTCGGGTGAAATTGCAGGAAGCGGCCTGTTACAAGGTGTGCAAACCCAACTTGGCTATCTTCCCGCAAAGCATACAGATTTTATATTCTCTGTTGCAGGTGAAGAATTCGGGTTTATCGGCGCATTTTTAATTGTCGCTTTAATAGTATTTATTATAATAAGATGTTTTCATATAGCATATAATGCAAGAAATCCGTTAGGCACATATATTGCAACAGGTATAGGAATGATGTTTCTTGCACAGTCTTTTGAAAATATCTGTATGACTATCGGGCTTATGCCTGTAACAGGGATAACTCTTCCGTTTTTAAGTTACGGTGGCTCATCCTTGCTTACTACATTTATAGCCATTGGAATAGTTTTAAATATTAAAATAAGGCATAGAGTAATAAATTTTTAGAGAAGACTTATAAAAATTTAAAGGCTTTGATGGATATACTCCATCAAAGCCTTTTTAATCTAAAAAGTAATGTTATTTACAAAGGTATCCACCGTCAACAGGTATAATAGCACCGCAAAGATAATCACTTGCTCTTGATGCTAAAAACAATGTTGCACCTTTCATATCATCTTTCGTCCCCCATCTTCCTTTTGGTATTCTTTTTGTAATTTCATTATATCTTTCGTTGTTTTCTCTTATAGCCTTGGTCATATCGGTTGCCATATATCCTGGAGCAATAGCGTTAACATTTATTCCTTTACCTGCCCAGTCATTGGAAAGGGCTTTTGTAAGTTGCATAACTGCTCCTTTGGTTGCAGAGTAGGCAGGAACAGTCTGCCCACCAAAATAAGAACACATAGAGGCAACATTTATAATTTTACCGTACCCTTTTTTTAACATTATTTTTCCTGCCTCTTTGCAGAAAATAAATGTGGAATTTAAATTTAAGTTAATTGTTTTTTCCCATTCGTCAAGTGGGAATTCATCAGATATATGCCTTGTAATCATTCCTGCAGCGCATACTAAAATATCAATATCCCCAAGATAAGATATAGCCTCATTAAATGCCCTGAAGTTTTCTTCTTTTATGCTTAAATCTGCTTTTACAGGATATACGATATATCCTTTTTCTTTCCAGTTATCTGCCGCATCAAAAATCTTATCGGTTGATCCTATAACTGCCACTTCGCATCCTGCATCCATTAGTGCCTCAGCCATACTAAAGCCAAGACCTTTTGTTCCACCTGTTACTATTGATTTTTTACCTTTTATATTAAATAAATCATTCATAATTTATTCTCCTTTTTTAATTATGTATAAATTATATCATATAAAAATACAATATTAAAGCCATTTTTGTATAATATATCCAAATTTATCAAAAGAGTAAAAAATATGTTTACATCTTTAAAAGTGGTATGATATAATGTAAACTGAGAAAACTTAAAAAAGAATAAAAAATACATAAATAAACAGACAAAAGAAAGGGGATATTATGGATTTTTTTGATGTTCTAACGTTAATTGGAGGGCTTTGTTTATTTTTATTCGGTATGAGTGTTATGGGCGATTCACTAGAACGCCGTGCCGGAGATAAATTAAGCGAAATTATTGGAAAACTTACAACTAATAAAATTGCAGGTTTTTTAACAGGTTTAGGGGTAACAGCCCTTATCCAGAGTTCATCTGCTACAACAGTTATGGCAGTTGGTTTTGTTAACTCAGGGCTTATGAACTTAAAACAGGCAATAAGTATAATTATGGGTGCCAACATCGGTACAACAGTTACATCGTGGATTTTAAGCCTTGGAGGAATAGAGGGCAGTAACTTTATTGTTCAGATGTTTAAACCTATGTCATTTACTCCGATTCTTGCACTTATTGGTATTGCATTTTTTATGTTTGGTAAAACCAATAAGAAAAAGGATACAGGAACAATATTTCTTGGGTTTGCAGTTTTAATGTTTGGTATGGATATAATGTCTGGTGCTGTTGCAGGGTTAAGAGATGTTCCTGCTTTTAGAGAACTTTTTGTAGCGTTTAAAAACCCTATTCTTGGTGTTATTGCAGGTGCTGTGCTTACAGCAATTATTCAGTCATCATCTGCTTCTGTCGGTATACTTCAGGCACTTACAGTAACAGGGCAGATTTCATATGGTGCAGCCTTTCCTATTATAATGGGGCAGAATATCGGTACTTGTATAACTGCTATTTTATCAAGTTTTGGTACTAACCGTAATGCAAAGCGTGTTGCTTTTGCACATCTTTCGTTTAATATAATAGGTACTGTTGTTGTACTTATAGGATTATATATTGTAAAAGGTGTGTTTAACCCTGCAATTCTTGATGTAAACGCAACCCACTTAGGAATTGCAATAAGCCACTCTATATTTAATATAATCTGTACAATAATTCTTCTTCCAATGTCATCTCTTTTAGAAAAATTTGTTTGCAAACTTGTTCCTGATGCCAAGCGTGAAGAAGAAACAACCGAACTTGACGAAAGACTTTTACAAACTCCTGCAGTTGCGCTTGTTACCAGCAGAAATTACGCATTGAAGATGGCAAACTGTGCAGTAACTGCGCTTAAAGAAAGTATTTTATCTCTTACCGATTACAGCGAAGAAAAAGCCAATAAAATTAAAGAAATGGAAGAAAAGACTGACCATTATGAAGATATAATAGGCGACTATCTTTTAAAACTATCTCATCACCGTATAAATGAAGATGAGAGTGCTGAAGCGGCAAAACTTTTAAGAATAATAGGCGATTTTGAAAGAATGTCTGACCATGCAGTTAATATATTAGAATCTGCACAAGAAATGAGAGATAAGAAAATTAAGTTTACAGAGTTTGCAACCAAAGAACTTTTGGTTATATCAAATGCAGTAAACGAAATTGTAGATTTATCTCTTAGTGCATTTGAAAACAACGATTTAAGTGTGGCATTTGATATTGAATCTTTAGAAGAAGTTATTGATGTATTAAAAGACGAGTTAAGAACAAGTCATATAAGAAGACTTCAAAAAGGTCAATGTACTATTGAAGCAGGGTTTATATGGGCTGACCTTCTTACCAACTTTGAAAGAGCATCCGACCATTGTTCAAATATTGCAGGATGTATTATTGAAACATCAAATCATCATCTTAATATGCATGAAGGCTTAAGAACATTAAAAACTGAAAATGAAGAATTTAAGTCCAAATATAAAATTTATTCTGAAAAATATTTAGTAAAATAAAAAACACATAAAAAGCCGATAGTTCATATCGGCTTTTTTAATATCATAAGTTAATATTCTATTCCAAGTCTTGCACCTGTTCCACTGTCGAATGGGTGCTTTTCTTTTTTAAAATATGTAATATAATCTGCCAGATTTAAAATATCGTCTGACGGATTTCTCCCTGTTAAAATAATTTCGGTTGTTTCTCTTTTTTTAATAAGAAAATCTATAAGTTTTTTTTCGTCTATTATATTAAGATAAACTGCATCAAGAATTTCGTCCATAATAAGTAAGTCTAAGCAGGTTGTATCTTCTAAAGTAGAAAATAAATCGTTTTGCTCTTTTATAACCTCTGCCTTTTCTTTGTCATTAAGTTGTGGGAAAAAGCCATGTTTATTTTTGCATATTTTAACATCTAATAATTTATCTAACACTTTTATCTCGCAGGAGGAATCACTTTTTAAAAATTGAGAAAACACAACTTTTTTATCTGCTCCCAAAGCCCTTATGGCAATGCCGACAGATGCAGTAGTTTTTCCTTTTCCGTCTCCGTGGTATATATGAATCATTTTCATAAATTTCTCCTTACTTAAGTCCGTATTTTGTCTTTACTCTCTCTAATTTTAAAATGAGTGGCTCAGATATAAAATATAAGAAAAAGGCAGTAGAAACTGCATGAACCAAATCAAATATAAATCCACTTACCATAGATGCAATAAAGAGTTCATAAAAAGTAGGGTTTGGTAAATATAAAAGAGCAGAAGACGGGTTTAAAATTCCAGCATAAATAATTAAAATTGCAAAAAAACCAAATATACTAAGTGATAATCTTGATGTTTTAATAAACCCTTTATTAAATATAATTCCTCCAACAAACCCAACCAAGCCTAAGGCAAACATCTGCCATGGTGTCCAAGGCCCTTGCATAAAATAAAAGTTTGATACAAAGCCTGAAACAGCGCCCACTAAAAAGCCTGTTTCTGCCCCAAAACAAACCCCTGCAATTATAACAGTTGCAACTATTGGTTTAAATTGTGGCAGTGAAGCAAAAACAATTCTTCCAGAAACTGCAACAGCACAAAGAACGCTTATTATAATAAGTTCTCTTGCCTGAGGTTTCTTTTCTTCAAAGTTAATAATAAAAGGAACAAAAATTTCAAGTATTATAAGAAGACTTATTATATAAAACTTTTTATTATCTAATAGATAGATGCCTGAAAATATTGTAACAGGTACTAAAATTAAAATAAAAAATGTTGCAATAAGTGTTCTTTTTGAAAGTTTATTAGTTTTTATCTTGCTTATTTCTTCTCTTTTTTTATAAGGCAATATAAACATAAGAAATAAAGAAAAGAAAACAATAGATATTATATTTAAAATCTGTTCGTTTATAAATTTTAAAAAAACTATGTCGATTACCTTAAACTGATAAAGAAATATCAGCATAAATAATATAAAGAACGCTACGCCGAATATGTAAGAAACAGAACTTTTTTTATTCATTTATAATACCCCCCAGTATTTTAATAATATCTTCGTCTGTAACAGCATCATCCAATATACCCCTTGCCATTTTATTGGCAGAAGTGGTGTAAAAACTATTTCCCATAAAGAATTTTTCACTTCTTTGAACAGTTGTAAAAATACCGTCAAACATAAGTGCGCACCTTGTAGAAACACTTGCGCAAAACTCTATATCGTGAGAAACCATAATAACAGTTATATTTTTATCTGTAAGATTTTTTAAAATCTCTTTAAACATTTCTTTAAAGGAAGCATCAAGCCCCTTTGTAGGCTCGTCAAGCAGTAGAATATCAGGCTCGTTTAAAAGCACTTTAGAAAGTGCTACTCTTTGTTGTTCGCCGCCTGATAAATCGTATGGATGAAAGTCCATAACAGAGTCTATTTTACAAAGAGTGCATACTTTTTTTATCCTGTCTTTTTTTTTTTCTTCGCTTAGTTTTTTATCCAGTATATCTTCTAAATCTAAATAAACTGTATTTTTTACAAAAAGTTCCTGAGGGTTTTGAGGAAGATATGAAACCTTAAGCCCCTCTTTTACTGATATTTTCCCGTAAAAAGGCTTGTTAAGGGAAGAAATTAA contains these protein-coding regions:
- a CDS encoding SDR family oxidoreductase, producing the protein MNDLFNIKGKKSIVTGGTKGLGFSMAEALMDAGCEVAVIGSTDKIFDAADNWKEKGYIVYPVKADLSIKEENFRAFNEAISYLGDIDILVCAAGMITRHISDEFPLDEWEKTINLNLNSTFIFCKEAGKIMLKKGYGKIINVASMCSYFGGQTVPAYSATKGAVMQLTKALSNDWAGKGINVNAIAPGYMATDMTKAIRENNERYNEITKRIPKGRWGTKDDMKGATLFLASRASDYLCGAIIPVDGGYLCK
- a CDS encoding Na/Pi cotransporter family protein translates to MDFFDVLTLIGGLCLFLFGMSVMGDSLERRAGDKLSEIIGKLTTNKIAGFLTGLGVTALIQSSSATTVMAVGFVNSGLMNLKQAISIIMGANIGTTVTSWILSLGGIEGSNFIVQMFKPMSFTPILALIGIAFFMFGKTNKKKDTGTIFLGFAVLMFGMDIMSGAVAGLRDVPAFRELFVAFKNPILGVIAGAVLTAIIQSSSASVGILQALTVTGQISYGAAFPIIMGQNIGTCITAILSSFGTNRNAKRVAFAHLSFNIIGTVVVLIGLYIVKGVFNPAILDVNATHLGIAISHSIFNIICTIILLPMSSLLEKFVCKLVPDAKREEETTELDERLLQTPAVALVTSRNYALKMANCAVTALKESILSLTDYSEEKANKIKEMEEKTDHYEDIIGDYLLKLSHHRINEDESAEAAKLLRIIGDFERMSDHAVNILESAQEMRDKKIKFTEFATKELLVISNAVNEIVDLSLSAFENNDLSVAFDIESLEEVIDVLKDELRTSHIRRLQKGQCTIEAGFIWADLLTNFERASDHCSNIAGCIIETSNHHLNMHEGLRTLKTENEEFKSKYKIYSEKYLVK
- a CDS encoding cob(I)yrinic acid a,c-diamide adenosyltransferase codes for the protein MKMIHIYHGDGKGKTTASVGIAIRALGADKKVVFSQFLKSDSSCEIKVLDKLLDVKICKNKHGFFPQLNDKEKAEVIKEQNDLFSTLEDTTCLDLLIMDEILDAVYLNIIDEKKLIDFLIKKRETTEIILTGRNPSDDILNLADYITYFKKEKHPFDSGTGARLGIEY
- a CDS encoding ECF transporter S component, with translation MFILPYKKREEISKIKTNKLSKRTLIATFFILILVPVTIFSGIYLLDNKKFYIISLLIILEIFVPFIINFEEKKPQARELIIISVLCAVAVSGRIVFASLPQFKPIVATVIIAGVCFGAETGFLVGAVSGFVSNFYFMQGPWTPWQMFALGLVGFVGGIIFNKGFIKTSRLSLSIFGFFAILIIYAGILNPSSALLYLPNPTFYELFIASMVSGFIFDLVHAVSTAFFLYFISEPLILKLERVKTKYGLK